One segment of Streptomyces sp. XD-27 DNA contains the following:
- a CDS encoding thiolase domain-containing protein, which translates to MTRHVAVVAFAQTDHRRRTGELSEVEMLMPVLHDVLGRVGRAAGQLDFTCSGSADYLAGRAFSFTMALDGVGAWPPIAESHVEMDGAWALYEAWVKLLTGQADTALVYAYGKSSPGDLREVLTRGLDPYYLAPLWPDPVALAALQAQALIDAGETDEPALARIAARNRAAASRNPHAQLTGDVPMGDYVVRPLRTGDCPPVSDGAAAVVLAAGDTARELCDRPAWIRGIDHRIEPHALGVRDLTASPSTRLAAERAGAFDAPADTAEIHAPFTAQEVVLRRALRLDDDTTVNPSGGALAANPLMATGLIRIGEAAARIHRGDAHRALAHATSGPCLQHNLVAVLEGDERVGS; encoded by the coding sequence GTGACGCGCCACGTGGCCGTCGTGGCCTTCGCGCAGACCGACCACCGGCGGCGCACCGGCGAACTGTCCGAGGTCGAGATGCTGATGCCCGTCCTGCACGACGTCCTGGGCCGGGTCGGCCGCGCCGCCGGGCAGCTCGACTTCACCTGCTCCGGCTCCGCCGACTACCTCGCGGGCCGCGCCTTCTCCTTCACCATGGCCCTCGACGGCGTCGGCGCCTGGCCGCCCATCGCCGAGTCCCACGTCGAGATGGACGGGGCGTGGGCGCTGTACGAGGCGTGGGTCAAGCTCCTCACCGGCCAGGCGGACACCGCGCTGGTGTACGCCTACGGCAAGTCCTCGCCCGGTGACCTGCGCGAGGTGCTGACCCGCGGCCTCGACCCGTACTACCTCGCCCCGCTGTGGCCCGACCCGGTCGCGCTCGCCGCTCTCCAGGCCCAGGCGCTCATCGACGCGGGGGAGACCGACGAGCCCGCCCTGGCCCGGATCGCCGCCCGCAACCGGGCCGCCGCCTCTCGCAACCCGCACGCGCAGCTCACCGGTGACGTACCCATGGGCGACTACGTCGTACGGCCGCTGCGCACCGGGGACTGCCCGCCGGTGAGCGACGGCGCCGCCGCCGTCGTCCTGGCGGCCGGCGACACCGCCCGCGAGCTGTGCGACCGCCCCGCCTGGATCCGCGGGATCGACCACCGCATCGAGCCGCACGCCCTGGGGGTACGGGACCTGACGGCGTCCCCCTCGACCCGGCTGGCCGCCGAGCGGGCGGGCGCCTTCGACGCGCCCGCCGACACCGCCGAGATCCACGCGCCGTTCACCGCGCAGGAGGTCGTCCTGCGCCGGGCCCTGCGGCTGGACGACGACACCACGGTCAACCCGTCCGGCGGCGCGCTGGCCGCCAACCCGCTGATGGCCACGGGCCTGATCCGGATCGGCGAGGCCGCCGCCCGGATCCACCGCGGCGACGCCCACCGGGCCCTGGCCCACGCCACGTCGGGGCCGTGCCTCCAGCACAACCTGGTGGCGGTACTGGAAGGGGACGAGAGGGTGGGGTCATGA
- a CDS encoding thiolase domain-containing protein yields the protein MSKEPVAVVGIGQTEHRAARLDVSIAGLVREAARRALDDAQADWPDIDAVVIGKAPDFFEGVMTPELYLADALGAVGKPMLRVHTAGSVGGSTALVAADLVAARRHRTVLAVAFEKQSESNAMWGLSLPVPFQQPLLAGAGGFFAPHIRAYIRRTGAPPGIGALVAYKDRRNALRNPYAHLHEKDLTLEKVRASPMLWDPVRYSETCPSSDGACALVLTDRAGATRSPHPPAWLHGGAMRSEPTLFPGKDFVSPRAGRDCAAAVYRQAGVTDPRREIDVAELYVPFSWYEPMWLENLGFAAPGEGWKLTESGATALDGDLPVNPSGGVLSTNPIGASGMLRFAEAALQVRGRAGAHQVDGARTALGHAYGGGAQFFAMWLVGAAPPSG from the coding sequence ATGAGCAAGGAGCCCGTGGCCGTCGTCGGGATCGGCCAGACCGAGCACCGGGCCGCCCGCCTGGACGTCTCGATCGCCGGACTCGTCCGCGAGGCTGCCCGGCGCGCCCTCGACGACGCCCAGGCGGATTGGCCGGACATCGACGCCGTCGTGATCGGCAAGGCCCCCGACTTCTTCGAGGGCGTGATGACGCCCGAGCTGTACCTGGCCGACGCGCTCGGCGCCGTGGGCAAGCCCATGCTGCGGGTGCACACCGCGGGCTCGGTCGGCGGGTCCACCGCGCTCGTCGCCGCCGACCTGGTCGCCGCCCGCCGCCACCGCACCGTCCTGGCCGTCGCGTTCGAGAAGCAGTCCGAGTCCAACGCCATGTGGGGGCTCTCCCTGCCGGTGCCCTTCCAGCAGCCGCTGCTGGCCGGGGCGGGCGGCTTCTTCGCCCCGCACATCCGGGCCTACATCCGGCGCACCGGCGCGCCGCCGGGCATCGGCGCGCTCGTGGCCTACAAGGACCGCCGCAACGCGCTGAGGAACCCGTACGCGCACCTCCACGAGAAGGACCTCACCCTGGAGAAGGTGCGGGCGTCCCCGATGCTGTGGGACCCCGTCCGCTACTCCGAGACCTGCCCCTCCTCCGACGGCGCGTGCGCGTTGGTCCTCACCGACCGCGCGGGCGCCACCCGCTCGCCGCACCCGCCCGCGTGGCTGCACGGCGGCGCCATGCGCAGCGAGCCGACCCTCTTCCCCGGCAAGGACTTCGTCTCGCCCAGGGCGGGCCGGGACTGCGCCGCCGCCGTCTACCGGCAGGCGGGCGTCACCGACCCCCGGCGGGAGATCGACGTGGCGGAGTTGTACGTGCCGTTCAGCTGGTACGAGCCGATGTGGCTGGAGAACCTCGGATTCGCCGCCCCGGGCGAGGGCTGGAAGCTCACCGAGTCCGGCGCCACCGCGCTCGACGGCGACCTGCCCGTGAATCCCTCCGGCGGGGTGCTGTCCACCAACCCCATCGGGGCATCCGGCATGCTGCGCTTCGCCGAGGCCGCGCTCCAGGTGCGCGGCCGGGCGGGCGCGCACCAGGTCGACGGCGCGCGCACCGCCCTCGGCCACGCCTACGGCGGGGGCGCGCAGTTCTTCGCCATGTGGCTGGTCGGCGCGGCCCCGCCCA